The Lytechinus pictus isolate F3 Inbred chromosome 14, Lp3.0, whole genome shotgun sequence genomic sequence AACattattttttcctcattttttctGAAGTTCAAATTCTGCACAGCAGCCTGTCTCATCCTTACCCCACCCCATCCCCGGGAGACAAAACATCCAACAAAATCGCCGCGCATGGTTATGCGCCAAATAATTCAATATCATTTATGCTGTTTGacttaaagaaaataatataccatTTAAGATGACATTTAGTCTTTGTGAAATACcccttattatcatcatttctaTATAGCGCTCAGTGtattaattcaataataataaaaattatcattataacattTGTAGGTTAATACAGACATTTCTAAGCGCTCAATTTTCTGCCTATCACTTAAATTaccagggaaaataaaaagtagTCTTAAtgaattcaaaaaaaaataaataaagaaacaaacgaAACGTAACTAAGATGTGCACCTCCATATAGACCAACCCACAACTGATATTTAGACATTGAAAAGGTGGGTCTTTAGCAAGGACTTAAATATTATTGATCAAGGGAGTTGACATTATGGATATAAAATGGTAATTTTATTGCACTCGattggagcaaaaaaaaaagaaggctcGATCACCATAACTGgtatttttatttgtcttttcCTTTCAGGTCGTCGACTTGTTCAAATCGTGGACTTCAGGGATGTAGTTAGACCTAAGATCGTAGAACAGATCCCTACATTGGGTCCAGTAGCAGACATAGCTGAATGTGGTGATTTGGTAGCATTTCTTCAACCAGGAGAGTCTCATTTCACGGATGTAGGCTCGCTGAAGATATACGAGAAATACAACCCTGTCACGAACACGATGAGAGAACTCTGCGATGTTACAGGTAAAACATACTACATTGCATTGTAGAATGGTAGCTACGTAAATATAACTTCTGATGATAACAGAATTCAGAGTCCCTTAAAACAagggttagcgattaatcgtctGCTTGATAttcatgattaattgtacatcGTATGCatttcaatcaatcataaataatGTTCTACGATTACTGCTAAGCTTTGTATTACGGGCTCCAGGACATCCGACATACCAAtacgtataaaaaaaaacatagaaagaAAGTTGAATTAGAAATTAAGACATTATAAAGGAAATAATGAATGGTGGGAAAAGATCAGTAAAAAGGTTCATTACAGTAAACACCtgataattaattaatattcaCAATATATGAATATACTTCTTACGTATTTTCCAGTTGGATCACAGCCGATAGCCGTCCGCTTCGCCCAGGGATGCAGCCTCATAATTGTTGCTAATGAAGGTGCCATGGGAGAAAATATGATTACTAAGCAATTTGTCAACCCTGAAGGAACCATTACTACAGTACGTCTTGCAGGTTAGTTCTCTGTCCACTTTCTTTCTAACTAGTCATActataatttatattaattttttattatcaaagtaGTAATTTAGTAATTTAATCATTGGCTTAGTTTAATACATTGATAAGTTTAATTTACATTTCGCCTTCCTTTAAATATTTAATAgctttattcaaatatatttatatccATTCAACCAACAATTCCAAGTGTACATGACTGGGTAGCAATAAAGGAATTGAATTAAGTTTGAATTGGATTGAAGTTAGATTTGCCATTAAGATTTGTGGTCAATTCTCGATTAAACACCCggtgacaatggtgacatgaactcAAGATGTAAAGATGTCAAGACCTTTGCTCTGATGCATCTACCCTATACTGCCCATTCCAAGTTATTTAACTAGCCAGATGCAGGCAAGCGATTCCTTATCGATATCATTGGacgtaagcccccccccccgttgaaTTAATGCGAGGGCAATATTAGGATCACTGGCTTATagatcccccccccaaaaaaaaaaaaaaaagaagagaaaacgAAAGAAAAGTAAAGGATGCTCATTCGCTTCGCTCGGTCGGGACTTTTAAGACATGTTGCCACCCATGCCATGTTGTCCCTCTCAAAATGATTGCCTCATTTCCCTACTGATCAGGGTAAGGAGGGAATCTTCAGACCTTGGAAGGAACCTTCGTCGATGTTACCGTTTCTGTTCCTTTAGGTTATGTCCTTCATATGAAGaaccccccctggaaaaaatgaCTAATTTATGTGTAATTAATGATTATACCGTTGCTTTTCAGGTTCAGTTTCAAATGGACCAAGTCAGCAGATTGTCAACACCACGTTTGGAGTTGGTGGTCAGGCAACTACACCATTCCCACCGATGCAAACCACATGGAGCCCCAATACAGGACCCGGTCAAGGTGGTCAAGGTGGTCAAGGGGGTCAAGGTGGTCAAGGTGGTCAAGGGGGTCAAGGAGGTCAAGGTGGCCAAGGGGGTCAAGGTGGTCAAGGAGGTCAAGGTGGATTTGGACAGGGTGGACGAGGTACCGGACAAGGCACCGGACAAGGCACCGGACAGGGCACCGGACAGGGATATTATCCTGGTCAAGGAGGAGGCGGCTTTGGCGGTGGAGGTAAGGCTTTTGAATTTAAGCTATTCAACTTCTAATGAATAACAATAGGGAGTCATTGCACCGCGGCGGAGAACGCATTCacgaacacagtaaatgtattggaaatgcccgtcaaatgacaaagacCAGCTGGGATATCTTTGTTGAAATAGAATCGGAACAGCAGTTTTGTCATAAGTTCGGAggtgacgaaaaattgcaaattttttgTTTGTCCAGGGTCCTGGACTAATTCATTccccaattttcgacaaagacttcttgttGCACTTTGTCATAaaaggcatttgacaatacattttctatgttttttaatcatttctgCGCCGCAGTACGATTTTTTTTAGTACTAGTGTAGCCCTAGTATATTAAGTGAAATAAAATGTCTGCTCCTTCAAAATGCCTTTATCCACAACACTCCTTTTTCATGGTCGAAAATGAATTCAAGAAAGTTTTATGCGCAGGCcaaatgaaaatgtcaaaaggAAATGATAACGTTAATACCTTTTCTTGGTATCTTAAGCATTATAGGCTTTAAACTGTATACAGAtttcactatttatttttattgatatttcatacTTGATACTTCATAAAATAATCCGTCACAATAGCTTCATCGATCTGAATGGTTTCATTACCTTTTgtcaagttgtcagatctgacatctttctttgattttgattggctgagaagcactgttactatcgTTACTGTCGGATGAAAcgggacttgtcagacgttttatacGACAGGACCCTTCATGAAATGctcgcagatttttttttcattagataTTAATGGAGGTTTGATTTTTCAACATTCTCTATCTGTTCTCTTTATGCACTGTTGTTATTCTCATCACTATATAATGAATGGTCATAATTCTCTTGATatatttaacattttgtgtcgatcatgtttatataaattatttacaatttacTGCAAAAATaaaccggtgttgatttaacaccagcccggtatttATATCGGAAACACCAGGGAATATTGAAAAAACAACGCCAGTTAAGAGTCAAACcgtatataaatgtatatataaagataataatgatttaaaaaaattgtctgtTTTGCCTGGATTCAGGATGGGGACAAGGAGGTGGATTTAACCCGGGTAATAACTTCCCTCAGTACGAACCTGTTCTCCCTACCACACCGCTACCTGGAACGATTTGCAATGGAACATCAACCATGAGCTACGTAGTCAACCAGATCgatttcaagaaatttaacgCACCAGCTGAGTAAGTAGGGCATTTTAGCAACCACTTCGGAGACGCTCTCTATAACGCTGATAATCTCTTGTcgaaagcccttcatgacaaagcagctTTTGTCGAAAAGAGGTGAATCAAAACaacagtgtcgtcctggactctggacaaacaacatattttcagattttcgtCCGGTCCGAATCGAATTgggctgtcccggtccaccaactttcgacaatgacctttTATccgtccattgtgatttgacgggcattttcaatagattctgaacgttgctaaaagcgtctgcgaagtggATGCTAAAAAAACgctattattcattcaaatccgCCTCATTGCCATCGCATTATCACAACCATCTTACTCATCATCTTTGTCACTTTCACGACCACAACTACCAACTTTTACGGTTTACCGTAAGATTTTGGGACTTTTACCCTATCTTCAGCATTGGATTGGTAaattttggtaaattgccaattcgtctacagccaactcgtccactcatcaaactgtctaccttcatttggtctaatgccattccgtccatcaacatttcctctaacaaccatttggtccaataaccatttggtccagtcatcacttcgtctaattaccagttcgtctatgaccatttcgtctaataaccagttagtctaatacccattttcttttcattcattttgcacaaacactttagtttaagtagaccaaatggtatatggactaaatggctattggaccaaatgacattggactaaatgaaagtagaccatgtggtgagtggaagaactgatggtagaccaaaattttagtagacgagttggcagttggacgaattggcattagacgaatggATTTGGGTCTTTCGTTAAGTTTTACGCTATTTTCATCGTAAAATTGGAACGAAAAAATTACCCTTAAAAAGActaatgtaatttttttcaattgtatttttctttcttgtattgtattattttaaatCGGTTTTGGGTTATGTATTCGAATTCCATTTGTAAAGTTTTATCATCAAAATTCTGCCTTATTCGAATTGCTAATAAATTAGGttcattcaaattcaattcaatttagtccagttcaattcaattcatttcatttccattccatTCAATTCAtatccattcaattcaattcacttaATGTATTTGACGGTCAGTCAGCTTATCGACGAAAAATTTGGCTTTTCGCTGTAAATTTAGTTTATTACTCTATAAACTAAGTCTACAGATAAAAGCTAGGCCTATTTTTATCTGCAATAATGTGTGTGagtgggtgttttttttttttgcgatgACTGACTTTATTGAATTACTGTGCGTATtactatatcctctgagggagggcgctatgacactgtgacgtcatatgcattAGGCCTTTGCAATGCTTTTTACATGATTATTCCTCTTGTTTTGTACCAGGGTACAGCGACTGAAAGCCCTCCATATTCGTCAGCCCTACAAAGGTCAACTAGGTGACCCCGGTCCAAACACATTCTCACAGGGATTGGAACCCCAGCACATCACATTGGATGCACGAGAACAAACCGCTTACGTCAGTTTACAAGTAAGAGATTTACGGGATACAGCTTTGTCGATCTTGCGCTTCACAGTGTCTGCCGGgtccacgatcaattgggcaaaaataATTTTCCGAGTATTTCTATGTCAGATttgtatttcaaacaataaaatatggactttttttcattttcaagacttCAAACAAACAATAAGCGTTTCTTATCAGTTACAAAAAACATGCATCTCCCGATAATTCTGCACGTTACTTATAAAACTATGCTCACCACACTGGCCTACAGATGGGATGGGCGGGGGAATGGGGCTTGGGGCCATGCCCCAAAAGTTTCACAACCAAGCTAAACGGGGAGATTAGGAGAAgtaaaaggaaagggataaggtTAAATATGACATCATGTTATGAAAAGTAtgccaaaatctatcacaaagaTTTTGGGTCGTTCGTTTCACCCGCTCGCAGCTTTTCAGTTGTTTTGCCTACATACGTTATGTCTGGACCTCCTCATGAAtggattaattgattaattaattaatatatcTATTGGTCTCGTTTTGATAGCTGTACATCACAACCCGGTATGCACATGAATTTATATGCGTTAAGTGAAACAAATACCGTTGGTGAAACTGATTACTCAAAATATGATTTCTCACACCATTTAGATATAGTTAACTTTCCGAAGCAAACCCGAAATAAGATCGCGTTTACATTCGTTTATTTCCTATAGGGAGTGATAACTTTTGTAGTCTACTGAAAACGAACactgttgtataaaaaaaaatgataacagcaTTCTACTGTGTATAAGTCGATTTCATATGGGGGCgtcttggtctagtggttaagacgctcgtctttcaatctgaaggacgtgtgtttgattccaagccatggtgtgttttccttcagcaagaaatttacccacattgtgctgtgcTGTTAGATgagtaccggcaggaagtaatccctcaaaaagctgttcgcaccggaatcggtagactagctcagctggggtaatataggagagccttgagcacctagcaaggtggatagcgctatacaaatcctatattattattgctttatttatatatatatatgatattgaattttgataatctttttcttttcaggAAAACAATGGCATTGCCGTGATAGATTTGGCCAACAACACTGTGATTGATATCCTTCCTCTGGGTCTGAAAAGTTGGAATGGCCTTAATATAGATGCAAGCAATGCTGATGgaggtaaaaataatatttagatTTCTATTATGGGTTACGCCAGTGGTTTTCATCTATTGCAGATTGTTTAATTTGACAGGGCACGGTGTccattttctttcactttcatttAGACTTTGTATATCATCAAAGACAACTCATGCATTCAACCATTCACGTTTAatgcttatttcataaaaaaaaattaatatcggCCGGTTTTCTCTTGAAGACAATATTGCCATCGCTTTTAATGATAGAAATTGGTTAGGTTTTTGACCTGCTGTTGTTACGTCTATTGCTGGAATTTATCCAATAATGGTTTAGTCTTAAAATGACAATAGTAATACATGTACGTCAGAGCCATCTCTCTATTATAATCTACTCTGAGGAGCACTATAGTAGGGATTGTTCGCATCGCGGCACACGACGGACTCTTAAAAGAACACAGacaatgtattgaaaatgcccgtcgaATGACAACGAACAGAtcggaggtctttgtcgaaaatcggtgaaccggaacagcagtttcgttccaagtttcggagctgacgaaaaattgcaaatatgtcgtttgccTAGAGTTctggacgaaactgctgttgtgatttacaattttttgataaaGTCCTATTGcttgttcattgtcatgaatgGCAGTTGACAAAAAGATGTGTATGTTCTAGAATACGTCGTGGGTCGTGGAGCAACAATCTCTATTATAAGGCTTATCCCGGCTTAGgctcgagaaaaaaaaatgttcctgCACGGTAACcactcacctcacctgggtcgagatcAGCACATTGTAGGTAAATTCTGCGCGGAAGGTAAACATGTaatgggattcgaacccatgatcCACTGATTGAAGGACGAGAGTCTTTACCTTTTGACCAAAACACGCCCACATTTGATTTTCTACTCATTTATCTCTATTATGCAGGTGCTATATTCCAGCAATATACAGGTCTGAACAGCTTCCCCATGCCAGATGCTATTGAAACATATACCGACGCGATGGGAGACCTTTACGTGGTAACTGCCAATGAGGGCGCCGCAACCATGCCCGTTCGCTGTTCTCCTGACGCTTGCCCGGGCGGTCCCGGAGAATTCGAACAAGTAGAAATTGGAGAAGAATTCATCGTGGAAGGTAGGCAGTCTTTCGTTGATAAAGACTTTATGCATTTGACGTCATAATCTCATTGCCCCCTCCCTAAGAGGATATATAAATACGCGCGTACACGGAGATGCGCCAGGTAAAGATCACCAACACCACTGCTAGGCAAGCTTCAACCTCGAAGATGGCGGCGTGATGACGTCAATTCATACGGTCTCTAATTCGATTTTGTGATGATTTCTTAACTAAGCTCGTCAAGCAACTGATACAGATTATCATACATTTTATAgttgaaattaataataatcCGAAATGAGACAAAATTAATACGTATTTTGTCTTTGTTGGGGTTGTATTGACAATGGGTGTCAGATGTGGGTATTCATTAAATCAGTGATCATGGTGAATGATGTTTCCATGAACTCTTCCGATTGATTtagatatcaaatgaaataatttgttgttTTGTATTTGGTCTGAATATTTATTACATATTATTACAAATAGAGGGATAAATTATTGTGATCTGCATTCTAccataacaattttttttaatagtgaaCCTGTAAGTTATTGAGAccttttttgttcttatcaGAGTTACTTCCACAACCTGTGATAGACAGTCCTCTTGGAGAAGCCATGGCACAGGAAACGCAGTTAGGTGAGTGCCCAAGTTTAATCATGTGCATGCGCAGTGGCGTGCGcttttatcattctttttgtGATTCGCTATTTCGTAAATCTTTATGTGCTATGCTCAATAAAGTTAATCctttaaatgttaaaatgtaacgcctttttttttcaaaacagacGCATCACATATGCTGCCTCGTGTACGTATCTAAACCTGTATAGTGTCCACTGTCCAGAAAATCTAGCCGACGAATATGGCACTTGGGGTCTGCTTTCAGCGTTTGTTTAATTACTATCATGCTCAATATCGTTTTCTAATCTTCGTAATACCTGCCTCGACTTGGCTCgacttgaacatttttttttaaaatcgaCTCAACTTCTTTTTTACTCGACTAGGCTAAACTCGAGTTCGACCGAAAAATAGCCTGACGCGGCTCGTCGAGCCTAGACCTACTTTCGACTCGTGACTCGAACACCAATTGACTCCGACTCAATCTGTTTTGATTCGACTCGACTGCAACGCGGAATTGATATCCACTGATGCATGtatctttttttcaatgtttttacaGGTGGAGCTCTATTCAGTTTGGTCGATGGTAACAATCCCAACGATCCAGAACTCTTCAACTCTGTCTACATGTTTGGTGGACGCGGAATTTCAGCATATAAAGTTGATCCAATCACTAACAACATGACCCTCGCTTGGGATAGTGGTGATATCATTGAGACAGAGATTTCAAAGCTGGCCCCTAAGATCTTCAACGGAGCTGCCTTTGCCAATCCAGCTGCAAGGGTTAGACCAGCAATGACAATGGATGCAAGGTCAACCCAAAGGGTAAGATGCGCatgctactacttcttcttcttcttctccttcttcttcttctttcttcttcttgttcttcttctttttcttctccttcttcttcttctccttcttcttttccttcttcttcttctatttcttcttctttttcttcttctcgagtcACTATAAAACTCCTGTCCAGTGGAGGGTACAGGATCTAGCTTTCGGGTTGAAAGATCTTTGGCGGTGCATAGCTCTGGTAGGAGGGGGCAGACC encodes the following:
- the LOC129276436 gene encoding mesenchyme-specific cell surface glycoprotein-like; translation: MQLGVSFVLLCLALGSTEATISLKPLSRVYLPFKKLPPGAGGTGGGGGGGGGGGGGGGAGGRGRAREGPNGPNHEMYGINKGAAFKTAYDMDKKFAYVGGRRLVQIVDFRDVVRPKIVEQIPTLGPVADIAECGDLVAFLQPGESHFTDVGSLKIYEKYNPVTNTMRELCDVTVGSQPIAVRFAQGCSLIIVANEGAMGENMITKQFVNPEGTITTVRLAGSVSNGPSQQIVNTTFGVGGQATTPFPPMQTTWSPNTGPGQGGQGGQGGQGGQGGQGGQGGQGGQGGQGGQGGQGGFGQGGRGTGQGTGQGTGQGTGQGYYPGQGGGGFGGGGWGQGGGFNPGNNFPQYEPVLPTTPLPGTICNGTSTMSYVVNQIDFKKFNAPAEVQRLKALHIRQPYKGQLGDPGPNTFSQGLEPQHITLDAREQTAYVSLQENNGIAVIDLANNTVIDILPLGLKSWNGLNIDASNADGGAIFQQYTGLNSFPMPDAIETYTDAMGDLYVVTANEGAATMPVRCSPDACPGGPGEFEQVEIGEEFIVEELLPQPVIDSPLGEAMAQETQLGGALFSLVDGNNPNDPELFNSVYMFGGRGISAYKVDPITNNMTLAWDSGDIIETEISKLAPKIFNGAAFANPAARVRPAMTMDARSTQRGPECESLAVGDVQGRKIIFVGIDGVSAIAIFSVAPGNSTPAYESIYKEGKINQPFNALYKGQATGDLSPESITFIPPEKSGVNKPFLLVTGRVSGTVSMYEVIDVPYWMLLKTLGTNMEGSAISVTSSTFSTFLAFLAGIFAIFMRI